One stretch of Brevibacillus laterosporus DNA includes these proteins:
- the pgeF gene encoding peptidoglycan editing factor PgeF gives MEPFQLNDTTHTLHLKKWESAYPGLTAGFTTRWGKESTASSQTCNLGLHVGDNPNHVIKNRQGLADQQGFLFETWTCADQIHGNKVTKITAGQIGAGRDSLESVVADTDGLYTTERGVFLTSFYADCVPLFFLDPISKAIGLAHAGWKGTVSLIAREMVEAFSREYQSNPEDIYVAIGPSIGGCCYEVDERVMQQVRMATSQWEQAVQSSSTSGHFMLDLRHLNQLIVKEAGVLASHISTTHYCTSCRNDLFFSHRKDQGKAGRMASFIGWKEQTT, from the coding sequence ATGGAGCCATTTCAGTTAAACGATACTACCCACACTTTGCATCTGAAGAAATGGGAGTCTGCTTATCCAGGACTGACAGCAGGGTTTACGACAAGGTGGGGTAAAGAGAGCACAGCTAGTTCTCAAACGTGTAATTTGGGATTACATGTGGGAGATAATCCTAACCATGTGATTAAAAATCGTCAGGGACTTGCTGATCAGCAAGGATTTTTGTTTGAAACATGGACCTGCGCTGATCAGATACATGGCAATAAAGTAACCAAAATTACTGCCGGCCAGATTGGTGCCGGCAGAGATAGTTTAGAGAGTGTCGTTGCAGATACAGATGGGTTATATACCACTGAGCGGGGAGTTTTTTTAACCTCTTTTTATGCTGATTGTGTTCCCCTCTTTTTTCTTGATCCAATCTCGAAAGCAATAGGACTGGCTCATGCAGGATGGAAGGGCACTGTTTCCTTGATCGCTCGGGAAATGGTTGAAGCCTTTAGCCGGGAATATCAATCCAACCCAGAGGATATCTATGTGGCAATTGGACCTAGTATCGGGGGCTGTTGCTATGAAGTGGATGAGCGCGTAATGCAACAGGTACGTATGGCGACTTCCCAATGGGAACAAGCTGTGCAATCCAGCAGCACTAGCGGTCATTTTATGCTAGATTTACGTCACTTAAATCAGTTGATAGTAAAGGAGGCAGGGGTTCTTGCTTCCCATATTAGTACGACTCATTATTGCACAAGTTGTCGTAACGATTTATTCTTTTCTCATCGAAAGGATCAGGGAAAAGCAGGTAGAATGGCTTCATTTATTGGGTGGAAGGAGCAAACAACATGA
- a CDS encoding YlmC/YmxH family sporulation protein, producing MVKISEFQTKEVVNIIDGKRLGQISDLEIDLKVGRVEAIVVPGEGRFFGLFAGSNEHVIPWRNIVKIGKDVVLVRLEEPIRLDTKRTDEELS from the coding sequence ATGGTGAAAATTTCCGAATTCCAAACCAAAGAGGTCGTCAACATAATAGATGGAAAGCGTTTAGGCCAAATTTCTGATTTAGAAATCGACTTAAAAGTAGGACGTGTCGAGGCTATCGTTGTCCCGGGAGAAGGACGATTTTTTGGATTATTTGCGGGGTCAAATGAGCATGTTATTCCATGGCGAAATATTGTTAAGATTGGCAAGGATGTTGTGTTGGTACGATTAGAGGAACCTATCAGATTGGATACCAAACGTACGGATGAAGAGCTTTCTTGA
- the sigG gene encoding RNA polymerase sporulation sigma factor SigG, with amino-acid sequence MSRNKVEICGVDTSKLPVLNNKEMRELFERLQSGEHSAREKLVNGNLRLVLSVIQRFNNRGEYVDDLFQVGCIGLMKAIDNFDLGQNVKFSTYAVPMIIGEIRRYLRDNNPIRVSRSLRDIAYKALQVRDSLTNKHSREPTIVEISSALNVSKEDVVFALDAIQDPVSLFEPIYQDGGDPIFVMDQISDEKNKDIFWVEEIALREGMQRLGDREKMILSMRFYEGKTQMEVAEEIGISQAQVSRLEKAAISHMQKHVQS; translated from the coding sequence GTGTCACGCAACAAGGTTGAGATTTGTGGAGTAGACACTTCAAAGCTTCCAGTATTAAACAACAAAGAAATGCGGGAGCTCTTTGAACGATTACAGAGCGGTGAGCACTCTGCCAGAGAAAAGTTGGTGAATGGGAACTTACGTCTGGTGTTAAGTGTTATTCAACGGTTTAACAATCGTGGTGAATATGTTGACGATCTGTTTCAGGTGGGATGTATCGGCTTGATGAAAGCGATTGACAATTTTGATCTGGGACAGAACGTTAAGTTTTCAACATATGCTGTTCCCATGATTATTGGAGAAATCAGACGCTACTTGCGTGATAACAATCCGATTCGTGTATCCCGTTCCTTGCGAGATATCGCTTATAAAGCGTTGCAGGTACGCGACAGTCTGACGAATAAGCACTCGCGTGAGCCCACCATCGTGGAAATTTCTAGTGCATTAAATGTATCCAAAGAAGATGTCGTGTTTGCTCTCGATGCGATTCAGGACCCTGTTTCTTTGTTTGAGCCAATCTATCAGGACGGCGGAGATCCCATCTTTGTAATGGATCAGATCAGCGATGAAAAGAACAAAGATATCTTCTGGGTCGAGGAGATTGCTCTTCGTGAAGGCATGCAACGTTTAGGCGATCGAGAAAAAATGATTTTGTCTATGCGCTTCTATGAAGGGAAAACGCAGATGGAAGTAGCAGAGGAAATCGGGATTTCGCAAGCACAGGTCTCAAGACTGGAAAAAGCAGCGATTTCACATATGCAAAAGCATGTTCAATCGTAG
- the sigE gene encoding RNA polymerase sporulation sigma factor SigE, which produces MYVKIRLYVQLMWYRFLLKIGVKAEEIYYIGGSEALPPPLTREEEEVLLIRLPSGDGAVRSMLIERNLRLVVYIARKFENTGINIEDLVSIGTIGLIKAVNTFDPEKNIKLATYASRCIENEILMYLRRNNKIRSEVSFDEPLNIDWDGNELLLSDVLGTENDTIYKNIEDQVDRKLLHKALDKLSDRERVIMELRFGLAGEEEKTQKDVADLLGISQSYISRLEKRIIKRLRKEFNKMV; this is translated from the coding sequence ATGTACGTAAAAATTCGTCTATATGTCCAGTTAATGTGGTATCGCTTCTTGCTGAAAATCGGAGTGAAAGCGGAAGAAATATATTACATAGGTGGCAGTGAAGCGCTTCCCCCGCCCCTAACACGCGAAGAAGAAGAAGTCTTGCTCATTCGCCTTCCATCCGGTGATGGGGCAGTTCGAAGTATGTTGATTGAACGCAATTTACGTCTAGTTGTCTATATTGCCCGTAAGTTTGAAAATACGGGGATTAACATTGAGGATTTAGTTAGCATTGGAACAATTGGTTTAATTAAAGCGGTCAATACGTTCGATCCTGAAAAGAACATCAAGCTGGCTACCTATGCTTCCCGTTGTATCGAAAACGAGATTTTGATGTATTTGCGCCGTAATAATAAGATACGTTCGGAAGTATCATTTGATGAACCATTAAACATTGATTGGGATGGAAATGAGCTTCTGCTTTCTGACGTACTTGGCACAGAGAATGATACGATCTACAAAAATATCGAGGATCAGGTAGACCGTAAATTGTTGCATAAAGCGCTCGACAAGCTCTCGGATCGAGAGCGCGTGATTATGGAATTACGCTTTGGTTTGGCTGGGGAAGAAGAGAAGACGCAAAAGGATGTAGCTGATTTGCTAGGTATCTCGCAATCCTATATCTCACGTCTAGAAAAGCGAATAATCAAACGACTACGAAAAGAATTTAACAAAATGGTGTGA
- the spoIIGA gene encoding sigma-E processing peptidase SpoIIGA codes for MVVYLDIILLLNFAIDALLLWFTAYFRKERIVWWRLLIASAVGSCYVAFFFFPSFSGMYAWFTKLLFSLFILWIAFGCKRLTHFLHHLAIFYFVAFVFGGGVFALTLLTTSQNEIIQGILVTHNDSFGVGTKPTLLIVFLGFVLVFLLSKKSYQSIQEPRKIEAFLVEVEVKLTDQIILCRGLVDTGNQLHEPITRIPVMVMECKLFKKILPLPILQVAREEGEKLQRLENIMDELPLEWQGKLRLVPFRSVSRGMDFMVAIRPDQVVVVHDGMRLVTERVLIGLNPIELSADGKYESIVHPALIQQEGINENTKESKTVQSANMIQVVHTSSLEQEG; via the coding sequence ATGGTGGTCTATCTGGATATCATTCTACTCCTAAATTTTGCAATTGATGCCTTATTGTTATGGTTTACCGCTTATTTTCGAAAAGAACGAATTGTTTGGTGGAGACTGTTAATTGCATCAGCAGTAGGGAGCTGTTATGTGGCCTTCTTCTTTTTTCCGTCTTTTTCGGGTATGTATGCGTGGTTTACAAAGCTACTCTTCTCATTATTTATTTTATGGATAGCCTTTGGGTGTAAACGTTTAACACATTTTTTACATCATCTAGCTATATTTTATTTTGTTGCATTTGTGTTTGGTGGAGGGGTATTTGCCCTTACTCTATTGACAACGAGCCAAAATGAAATTATTCAAGGCATTTTAGTTACCCATAACGATAGTTTCGGCGTAGGGACAAAACCAACACTACTCATCGTGTTTCTAGGATTTGTACTGGTATTTCTGTTAAGTAAAAAAAGCTATCAGTCTATCCAAGAGCCACGAAAAATAGAAGCATTCTTAGTGGAGGTAGAGGTGAAACTTACCGATCAAATCATTTTATGCCGTGGGCTTGTAGACACAGGCAACCAATTGCATGAGCCAATAACACGCATTCCAGTCATGGTTATGGAATGCAAATTGTTTAAAAAAATTTTACCGCTACCTATTTTACAAGTAGCAAGAGAGGAGGGAGAAAAGCTTCAGCGACTGGAGAACATTATGGATGAACTCCCGCTAGAGTGGCAAGGGAAATTGCGCCTTGTACCGTTTCGTAGCGTGTCTAGAGGAATGGATTTCATGGTAGCCATTCGTCCTGATCAAGTGGTGGTGGTACATGATGGGATGCGCCTCGTTACCGAACGTGTATTAATCGGGTTAAATCCGATTGAGTTATCAGCAGATGGCAAATATGAATCTATCGTGCATCCTGCATTAATTCAGCAAGAGGGAATAAACGAGAACACGAAAGAATCCAAAACAGTTCAATCAGCTAACATGATACAAGTAGTTCATACATCATCATTAGAACAGGAGGGCTAG
- a CDS encoding radical SAM protein — protein MNAQLQASSLGVVFSVCTTYMCNLRCPYCFQGHDIHKINHSLSQEEMDNMFFAIDRILETEKARGRFQNAQHTMLLYGGEPLLPTSKKTVHEVVRRGIEEYGFRSYAITNGTFLHEFLDFFEQYKSMWDFFQISIDGPKHIHDQRRVTAGGQGTFDKIVSNIDLALTRGFKIALRAKYKHLRKQLQMRQTASSRRRLKKIGQRENRWMTDVNHTVSKALVEKYGANTLFVVEDLTGVRNATERVRVKNRYEYVSWAFYQLRQMIEYKALMHRSKVMAVDPRYTSQTCPKCGHTKKANRNKKIHVFCCKACHYTSNDDRIGAMNLQRKGIEYIVEVTTGA, from the coding sequence ATGAATGCTCAGTTACAAGCTTCTTCACTGGGTGTCGTATTTAGTGTTTGCACAACGTACATGTGTAACCTACGCTGTCCCTATTGCTTTCAAGGACATGATATTCATAAAATCAATCATTCGCTTTCACAGGAAGAAATGGACAACATGTTTTTTGCGATTGATCGTATTCTGGAGACTGAAAAAGCGAGAGGCCGGTTCCAGAATGCCCAGCACACCATGCTTCTATATGGTGGGGAACCGCTACTTCCTACTTCAAAGAAGACGGTGCATGAAGTAGTACGTCGCGGCATAGAAGAATACGGTTTTCGTTCTTACGCGATTACAAACGGTACTTTCTTACATGAGTTTCTAGATTTTTTTGAACAATATAAATCAATGTGGGATTTTTTTCAGATCTCTATTGATGGACCAAAACATATTCATGATCAACGACGAGTCACAGCTGGTGGTCAAGGAACTTTTGACAAGATAGTCAGTAACATCGACTTGGCACTAACACGTGGATTCAAAATTGCTCTGCGAGCGAAGTATAAACATTTACGTAAGCAACTACAAATGAGGCAAACTGCTTCTTCACGTAGACGTTTGAAGAAAATCGGTCAACGAGAAAACCGTTGGATGACAGATGTTAATCACACTGTCAGTAAGGCACTCGTAGAAAAATATGGAGCAAATACACTCTTTGTTGTTGAAGACTTGACAGGTGTACGCAATGCTACTGAACGTGTACGTGTCAAAAATCGTTATGAATATGTATCTTGGGCATTCTATCAGTTGCGTCAAATGATAGAATACAAAGCTTTGATGCACCGATCAAAGGTGATGGCAGTTGACCCACGATACACATCGCAAACTTGTCCAAAGTGCGGGCATACAAAGAAAGCCAATCGAAACAAAAAAATACATGTATTCTGCTGTAAAGCCTGCCATTACACCTCAAACGATGATCGTATTGGGGCCATGAATCTTCAACGAAAAGGAATAGAGTACATCGTTGAAGTAACAACAGGAGCATAG
- a CDS encoding radical SAM protein — MQEHEFTEEQMEVVSHLIKRGYVYNSEAEEEELLKQAMVFARKTQVMQYVICPTYTCNFRCPYCFESHEIHEKMSLLTDEQPNEIWKAIDFFHQESGLKKGMINLFGGEPLLPFTHKIVQKICEKAVELDFEIGCNTNGYHLPTFVDLLENYKDRLNLTITIDGPEHIHDQRRILVGGKGTFKKIDNSIVDVLNRGISITVRVNIDKTNINTVSTLIEHYKENEILGREGFKIHFAPVTDHTCQSTGDNLMQGIEILKQLRRDISNLEELENQQKIIVGSDMYRYIYSVSQLDPELQRKAIPFLPNIVFCESVQGRKITFGPDNHIYACADLIGRAEYKIGDYYPDFLLKEWKWDKWKSFNSLTIPQCRSCSSAPICGGGCAAEALVVYGNLDQPHCTHAGEQVLSYLDSIRKELTTI; from the coding sequence ATGCAAGAACATGAATTTACAGAAGAACAGATGGAAGTTGTTTCCCATCTTATAAAACGAGGATATGTGTACAATTCAGAAGCTGAAGAGGAAGAGCTTCTAAAGCAAGCGATGGTGTTTGCTAGAAAAACACAAGTCATGCAGTATGTGATTTGCCCGACTTATACTTGCAATTTTCGTTGTCCTTACTGTTTTGAAAGCCATGAAATCCACGAGAAAATGTCTCTTTTAACGGATGAACAACCCAATGAGATATGGAAAGCCATTGATTTTTTTCACCAAGAGAGTGGTTTGAAAAAAGGAATGATTAACCTATTTGGTGGCGAACCATTATTACCATTTACACACAAAATCGTGCAAAAAATTTGTGAAAAAGCTGTTGAACTAGATTTTGAAATAGGTTGTAACACAAACGGGTATCATCTACCAACTTTTGTAGACCTCTTGGAAAACTATAAGGATCGACTCAACTTGACGATCACAATAGATGGTCCAGAACATATTCATGATCAAAGGCGAATCCTTGTGGGAGGAAAAGGTACGTTTAAAAAAATTGATAATAGCATTGTTGATGTACTTAATCGGGGAATATCAATAACAGTGCGTGTCAACATTGACAAGACAAACATAAATACCGTTTCCACTCTGATAGAGCATTACAAAGAAAATGAGATATTAGGCAGAGAAGGTTTTAAGATACATTTTGCTCCTGTAACCGATCATACGTGCCAAAGTACAGGTGATAACCTCATGCAAGGAATTGAGATTCTGAAACAATTGCGTCGAGATATTTCAAATCTGGAGGAATTGGAAAATCAGCAGAAGATAATAGTTGGCTCTGATATGTATCGATACATTTATTCTGTATCGCAGCTAGATCCCGAATTGCAAAGAAAAGCAATCCCATTTCTTCCAAACATCGTATTTTGTGAATCAGTGCAGGGTAGAAAAATTACTTTTGGCCCTGATAATCATATATATGCTTGTGCAGATTTGATTGGACGAGCCGAATATAAGATTGGTGATTATTACCCTGATTTTCTTCTTAAAGAATGGAAGTGGGATAAGTGGAAATCATTCAATTCTCTTACTATTCCACAATGTCGCAGTTGTTCATCTGCACCAATATGTGGTGGAGGGTGTGCCGCGGAAGCATTGGTGGTGTATGGAAATTTAGATCAACCGCATTGTACGCATGCAGGGGAACAAGTTCTTTCATATCTCGATTCCATTCGAAAAGAACTCACCACCATTTAA
- the ftsZ gene encoding cell division protein FtsZ, producing the protein MLEFDLDMEQLAQIKVIGCGGGGSNAVNRMIAGGVKGVEFITVNTDAQALHLSSADIKLQIGEKLTRGLGAGANPDVGKKAAEESRELIENALRGSDMVFVTAGMGGGTGTGAAPVIAEIAKELGSLTVGVVTRPFSFEGRKRSLQAEAGIAALKEKVDTLIVIPNDRLLEIVDKNTPMLEAFRTADNVLSQGVQGISDLIATPGLINLDFADVKTIMTERGSALMGIGVASGENRAAEAARKAVSSPLLETSIDGARGVLMNITGGTNLSLYEVNEAADIVSSAADPEVNMIFGAVINEDLKNEILVTVIATGFADNQRHVPAATRRPQAETQQQSARNIAPQQSSSPSRSREMEEEKSINISNLDNLDIPAFLRNRRRKN; encoded by the coding sequence ATGCTCGAATTTGACTTGGATATGGAACAATTAGCGCAAATAAAGGTTATTGGTTGTGGCGGCGGCGGTAGCAATGCTGTGAACCGAATGATTGCAGGCGGTGTAAAAGGTGTCGAATTCATTACGGTGAATACTGATGCCCAGGCGCTACATCTATCTAGCGCTGATATCAAGCTACAAATCGGGGAAAAGTTGACACGCGGCCTTGGTGCCGGCGCGAATCCTGACGTAGGTAAGAAAGCAGCAGAAGAAAGCCGTGAATTAATTGAGAATGCTCTACGCGGTTCTGACATGGTGTTTGTTACTGCAGGAATGGGTGGAGGTACCGGTACAGGTGCAGCCCCTGTGATTGCTGAAATTGCTAAAGAATTAGGTTCTCTAACAGTTGGTGTAGTAACAAGACCGTTCTCTTTTGAGGGCCGTAAACGCTCTCTGCAAGCAGAAGCGGGTATCGCTGCTTTAAAAGAAAAAGTAGATACGCTTATTGTCATTCCAAATGATCGTCTACTTGAAATCGTTGATAAAAATACGCCTATGCTAGAAGCTTTCCGAACAGCAGATAATGTACTAAGTCAAGGTGTACAGGGTATCTCTGATTTGATTGCAACCCCTGGTCTGATTAACCTTGACTTTGCTGATGTCAAAACAATTATGACTGAACGTGGATCTGCTCTTATGGGTATTGGTGTGGCTAGTGGAGAGAACCGTGCGGCTGAAGCAGCGCGTAAAGCAGTCTCCAGTCCATTACTAGAAACATCTATTGATGGAGCTCGTGGTGTTCTAATGAATATTACAGGTGGTACCAACCTGAGCTTATATGAGGTAAATGAAGCAGCGGATATTGTCTCTTCTGCGGCTGATCCGGAAGTAAATATGATTTTCGGTGCGGTTATTAACGAAGACCTGAAAAACGAAATCCTGGTAACGGTTATTGCAACTGGTTTTGCAGATAACCAACGCCATGTACCAGCGGCAACGCGTCGTCCACAGGCTGAAACGCAACAACAATCTGCTCGTAATATAGCACCACAACAGTCATCCTCTCCTTCCCGTTCTCGGGAAATGGAAGAAGAAAAGTCTATTAATATAAGCAACTTGGATAATCTAGACATCCCAGCATTCTTGCGCAATCGTCGTCGTAAGAATTAA